A genomic stretch from Diachasmimorpha longicaudata isolate KC_UGA_2023 chromosome 2, iyDiaLong2, whole genome shotgun sequence includes:
- the Nedd4 gene encoding E3 ubiquitin-protein ligase Nedd-4 isoform X2 produces the protein MADDHVYGYVPTTGVDDDSNDEATSRLRLRVIAGHHLAKKDIFGASDPYVRIDLYPIEGHETLDSVLTKTKKRTLNPVWGEEFIFRVKPSEHKLVLQVFDENRLTRDDFLGMIEVTLANLPKEQTGRTILAKQYILRPRSHSSQRSKIKGTLEVYHAYIGDSSTPESNDDNVSDSGGWELLDQPSPTSNNSPIQQSDSTPNGPLPPGWEERQDANGRTYYVNHIARFTQWERPTSTNAAPVGGVTVEQRNLDTAATEFQRRFHISVDDAESRSHRTSAISQDRELTREEDGDSDNGGTFVGDGSSDSGLSVDQRGYLAEGDDQSDDNVDSPAGSRRSSEQPSLPIPNGDGLPPGWSMQLAPNGRMFFIDHNERATTWVDPRTGRPSPMPNHNLPSTTPRSDLDQLGPLPEGWEERIHTDGRIFFIDHNTRTTQWEDPRMSNPQIAGPAVPYSRDYKLKYEYLKAQLRKPSSVPNKFEIKVARGNILEDSYRIISSVNRVEILKTKLWIEFEGEVGLDYGGLAREWFFLLSKEMFNPYYGLFEYSAMDNYTLQINPFSGVCNEEHLNYFKFIGRIAGMAVYHGKLLDAFFIRPFYKMMIGKQIDLKDMESVDSEYYNSLLWIKENDPSELELTFCVDEESFGHTSQRELKANGANVPVTDENKDEFISLVIQWRFVSRVQDQMNAFLDGFNALVPLTLVKIFDEHELELLMCGIQHIDVKDWKKNTLYKGDYHANHITVQWFWRVVLSFNNEMRARLLQFVTGTSRVPMNGFKELYGSNGPQLFTIEKWGIPENYPRAHTCFNRIDLPPYESYQQLRDKLIKAIEGSQGFAGVD, from the exons ATGGCAGACGATCATGTGTATGGATACGTTCCGACAACCGGCGTCGATGATGACAGT AATGACGAAGCTACCAGCAGGCTGAGATTGCGAGTAATCGCTGGTCATCACCTTGCTAAAAAGGATATATTTGGAGCTAGTGATCCTTACGTCAGGATTGATCTCTATCCAATTGAAGGGCATGAGACACTTGACTCTGTACTTACTAAAACGAAAAAGAGAACACTCAACCCTGTTTGGGGTGAGGAGTTTATTTTCAGG GTGAAACCGAGTGAACACAAATTAGTACTTCAGGTATTTGAcgagaatcgtctcacgagagACGACTTCTTGGGGATGATTGAGGTGACACTGGCCAATTTGCCCAAGGAACAAACGGGAAGAACGATACTAGCTAAACAATATATTCTGCGTCCACGTAGTCATTCCAGTCAACGGTCCAAGATCAAGGGAACCTTAGAGGTTTATCACGCGTATATTGGGGATTCGTCAACTCCAGAGAGCAACGATGACAATGTTTCGGATTCTGGGGGATGGGAGTTGCTGGATCAACCGAGTCCTACCTCAAATAATAGTCCTATTCAACAGTCCGAT TCGACACCAAATGGCCCACTGCCACCAGGTTGGGAAGAGCGTCAGGATGCAAATGGGAGGACCTACTACGTCAATCATATAGCTAGATTCACCCAATGGGAGCGACCAACCTC aACTAATGCCGCACCAGTGGGAGGTGTTACTGTAGAGCAACGAAATTTAGACACAGCAGCGACTGAATTCCAACGAAGATTTCATATAAGTGTGGACGATGCTGAGAGTAGATCCCATCGTACCTCAGCCATTAGTCAG GATCGGGAATTGACTCGAGAGGAAGACGGAGATAGTGATAATGGGGGAACATTCGTTGGTGATGGTTCCTCTGACTCCGGACTGTCTGTCGACCAACGGGGGTATCTAGCTGAGGGTGATGATCAG AGTGACGATAACGTTGACAGTCCGGCAGGATCTAGACGGTCTTCCGAAcag CCATCATTACCGATTCCCAATGGCGACGGCCTGCCCCCTGGCTGGAGCATGCAACTCGCCCCAAACGGTCGAATGTTCTTCATCGATCACAACGAGAGAGCAACGACATGGGTGGATCCACGGACAGGTCGACCCAGTCCAATGCCCAATCACAATTTGCCTTCAACAACACCACGAAGTGATCTTGATCAGTTGGGCCCCTTGCCGGAGGGGTGGGAGGAGCGTATTCACACCGATGGTCGTATATTCTTCATCGACCACAACACCAGGACAACCCAGTGGGAAGATCCACGTATGTCCAATCCTCAGATAGCAGGGCCAGCTGTACCATATTCACGTGATTACAAATTGAAGTACGAATATCTGAAAGCACAACTGAGAAAACCCAGCAGTGTGccgaataaatttgaaatcaaaGTTGCACGAGGCAATATCCTGGAGGACTCGTATCGAATCATCAGTTCGGTTAACAGAGTTGAGATATTAAAAACTAAATTGTGGATTGAATTCGAGGGAGAGGTGGGTCTTGACTACGGGGGACTTGCCCGAGAATGGTTTTTCCTGCTCTCGAAGGAGATGTTCAATCCATATTATGGATTGTTCGAGTATTCGGCTATGGACAATTACACTCTGCAAATCAATCCATTCTCTGGAGTATGTAATGAGGaacatttaaattatttcaaattcatcGGGCGTATCGCTGGAATGGCTGTATATCATGGAAAGCTTCTAGatgcatttttcattcgtcccTTTTACAAAATGATGATCGGTAAGCAAATTGATCTGAAGGATATGGAATCAGTAGACTCGGAATACTACAATTCCCTCCTCTggataaaagaaaatgatcCATCGGAACTGGAGCTAACATTTTGCGTGGACGAAGAGAGTTTTGGCCATACATCCCAGAGGGAATTGAAGGCTAATGGTGCAAATGTACCCGTGACAGACGAAAACAAAGACGAATTCATAAGTTTAGTGATTCAATGGAGATTTGTATCGCGTGTTCAGGACCAAATGAATGCATTCCTCGATGGTTTCAATGCTCTTGTGCCACTCACACTTGTCAAAATATTCGACGAACATGAGCTCGAACTTCTCATGTGTGGTATTCAACATATTGATGTCAaagattggaaaaaaaataccctcTACAAGGGGGATTATCATGCTAATCATATCACTGTCCAGTGGTTCTGGCGTGTTGTATTGTCTTTCAATAATGAAATGCGTGCCAGACTGTTGCAATTTGTTACCGGCACCTCGAGGGTACCCATGAACGGTTTCAAGGAGTTGTATGGCAGTAATGGACCACAGTTGTTTACTATTGAGAAGTGGGGAATACCAGAGAATTATCCAAGAGCTCATACTTG tttCAACCGAATTGATTTGCCACCATACGAGAGTTATCAGCAACTGAGGGACAAACTAATAAAAGCAATCGAAGGTTCGCAAGGATTTGCTGGTGTTGATTAG
- the Nedd4 gene encoding E3 ubiquitin-protein ligase NEDD4 isoform X3, protein MPGEQTHPMYAGVERPSPRRRAYTWNARRRSTNEIVPPQRPTRLSLAEPQPINDEATSRLRLRVIAGHHLAKKDIFGASDPYVRIDLYPIEGHETLDSVLTKTKKRTLNPVWGEEFIFRVKPSEHKLVLQVFDENRLTRDDFLGMIEVTLANLPKEQTGRTILAKQYILRPRSHSSQRSKIKGTLEVYHAYIGDSSTPESNDDNVSDSGGWELLDQPSPTSNNSPIQQSDSTPNGPLPPGWEERQDANGRTYYVNHIARFTQWERPTSTNAAPVGGVTVEQRNLDTAATEFQRRFHISVDDAESRSHRTSAISQSDDNVDSPAGSRRSSEQPSLPIPNGDGLPPGWSMQLAPNGRMFFIDHNERATTWVDPRTGRPSPMPNHNLPSTTPRSDLDQLGPLPEGWEERIHTDGRIFFIDHNTRTTQWEDPRMSNPQIAGPAVPYSRDYKLKYEYLKAQLRKPSSVPNKFEIKVARGNILEDSYRIISSVNRVEILKTKLWIEFEGEVGLDYGGLAREWFFLLSKEMFNPYYGLFEYSAMDNYTLQINPFSGVCNEEHLNYFKFIGRIAGMAVYHGKLLDAFFIRPFYKMMIGKQIDLKDMESVDSEYYNSLLWIKENDPSELELTFCVDEESFGHTSQRELKANGANVPVTDENKDEFISLVIQWRFVSRVQDQMNAFLDGFNALVPLTLVKIFDEHELELLMCGIQHIDVKDWKKNTLYKGDYHANHITVQWFWRVVLSFNNEMRARLLQFVTGTSRVPMNGFKELYGSNGPQLFTIEKWGIPENYPRAHTCFNRIDLPPYESYQQLRDKLIKAIEGSQGFAGVD, encoded by the exons ATGCCCGGTGAACAGACACATCCAATGTATGCTGGAGTAGAAAGACCATCTCCGAGGAGGAGAGCATACACCTGGAATGCCAGGAGAAGATCTACTAATGAGATCGTTCCACCACAACGCCCTACACGTCTCTCTCTTGCTGAACCACAGCCCATT AATGACGAAGCTACCAGCAGGCTGAGATTGCGAGTAATCGCTGGTCATCACCTTGCTAAAAAGGATATATTTGGAGCTAGTGATCCTTACGTCAGGATTGATCTCTATCCAATTGAAGGGCATGAGACACTTGACTCTGTACTTACTAAAACGAAAAAGAGAACACTCAACCCTGTTTGGGGTGAGGAGTTTATTTTCAGG GTGAAACCGAGTGAACACAAATTAGTACTTCAGGTATTTGAcgagaatcgtctcacgagagACGACTTCTTGGGGATGATTGAGGTGACACTGGCCAATTTGCCCAAGGAACAAACGGGAAGAACGATACTAGCTAAACAATATATTCTGCGTCCACGTAGTCATTCCAGTCAACGGTCCAAGATCAAGGGAACCTTAGAGGTTTATCACGCGTATATTGGGGATTCGTCAACTCCAGAGAGCAACGATGACAATGTTTCGGATTCTGGGGGATGGGAGTTGCTGGATCAACCGAGTCCTACCTCAAATAATAGTCCTATTCAACAGTCCGAT TCGACACCAAATGGCCCACTGCCACCAGGTTGGGAAGAGCGTCAGGATGCAAATGGGAGGACCTACTACGTCAATCATATAGCTAGATTCACCCAATGGGAGCGACCAACCTC aACTAATGCCGCACCAGTGGGAGGTGTTACTGTAGAGCAACGAAATTTAGACACAGCAGCGACTGAATTCCAACGAAGATTTCATATAAGTGTGGACGATGCTGAGAGTAGATCCCATCGTACCTCAGCCATTAGTCAG AGTGACGATAACGTTGACAGTCCGGCAGGATCTAGACGGTCTTCCGAAcag CCATCATTACCGATTCCCAATGGCGACGGCCTGCCCCCTGGCTGGAGCATGCAACTCGCCCCAAACGGTCGAATGTTCTTCATCGATCACAACGAGAGAGCAACGACATGGGTGGATCCACGGACAGGTCGACCCAGTCCAATGCCCAATCACAATTTGCCTTCAACAACACCACGAAGTGATCTTGATCAGTTGGGCCCCTTGCCGGAGGGGTGGGAGGAGCGTATTCACACCGATGGTCGTATATTCTTCATCGACCACAACACCAGGACAACCCAGTGGGAAGATCCACGTATGTCCAATCCTCAGATAGCAGGGCCAGCTGTACCATATTCACGTGATTACAAATTGAAGTACGAATATCTGAAAGCACAACTGAGAAAACCCAGCAGTGTGccgaataaatttgaaatcaaaGTTGCACGAGGCAATATCCTGGAGGACTCGTATCGAATCATCAGTTCGGTTAACAGAGTTGAGATATTAAAAACTAAATTGTGGATTGAATTCGAGGGAGAGGTGGGTCTTGACTACGGGGGACTTGCCCGAGAATGGTTTTTCCTGCTCTCGAAGGAGATGTTCAATCCATATTATGGATTGTTCGAGTATTCGGCTATGGACAATTACACTCTGCAAATCAATCCATTCTCTGGAGTATGTAATGAGGaacatttaaattatttcaaattcatcGGGCGTATCGCTGGAATGGCTGTATATCATGGAAAGCTTCTAGatgcatttttcattcgtcccTTTTACAAAATGATGATCGGTAAGCAAATTGATCTGAAGGATATGGAATCAGTAGACTCGGAATACTACAATTCCCTCCTCTggataaaagaaaatgatcCATCGGAACTGGAGCTAACATTTTGCGTGGACGAAGAGAGTTTTGGCCATACATCCCAGAGGGAATTGAAGGCTAATGGTGCAAATGTACCCGTGACAGACGAAAACAAAGACGAATTCATAAGTTTAGTGATTCAATGGAGATTTGTATCGCGTGTTCAGGACCAAATGAATGCATTCCTCGATGGTTTCAATGCTCTTGTGCCACTCACACTTGTCAAAATATTCGACGAACATGAGCTCGAACTTCTCATGTGTGGTATTCAACATATTGATGTCAaagattggaaaaaaaataccctcTACAAGGGGGATTATCATGCTAATCATATCACTGTCCAGTGGTTCTGGCGTGTTGTATTGTCTTTCAATAATGAAATGCGTGCCAGACTGTTGCAATTTGTTACCGGCACCTCGAGGGTACCCATGAACGGTTTCAAGGAGTTGTATGGCAGTAATGGACCACAGTTGTTTACTATTGAGAAGTGGGGAATACCAGAGAATTATCCAAGAGCTCATACTTG tttCAACCGAATTGATTTGCCACCATACGAGAGTTATCAGCAACTGAGGGACAAACTAATAAAAGCAATCGAAGGTTCGCAAGGATTTGCTGGTGTTGATTAG
- the Nedd4 gene encoding E3 ubiquitin-protein ligase Nedd-4 isoform X4 has translation MPGEQTHPMYAGVERPSPRRRAYTWNARRRSTNEIVPPQRPTRLSLAEPQPINDEATSRLRLRVIAGHHLAKKDIFGASDPYVRIDLYPIEGHETLDSVLTKTKKRTLNPVWGEEFIFRVKPSEHKLVLQVFDENRLTRDDFLGMIEVTLANLPKEQTGRTILAKQYILRPRSHSSQRSKIKGTLEVYHAYIGDSSTPESNDDNVSDSGGWELLDQPSPTSNNSPIQQSDSTPNGPLPPGWEERQDANGRTYYVNHIARFTQWERPTSTNAAPVGGVTVEQRNLDTAATEFQRRFHISVDDAESRSHRTSAISQPSLPIPNGDGLPPGWSMQLAPNGRMFFIDHNERATTWVDPRTGRPSPMPNHNLPSTTPRSDLDQLGPLPEGWEERIHTDGRIFFIDHNTRTTQWEDPRMSNPQIAGPAVPYSRDYKLKYEYLKAQLRKPSSVPNKFEIKVARGNILEDSYRIISSVNRVEILKTKLWIEFEGEVGLDYGGLAREWFFLLSKEMFNPYYGLFEYSAMDNYTLQINPFSGVCNEEHLNYFKFIGRIAGMAVYHGKLLDAFFIRPFYKMMIGKQIDLKDMESVDSEYYNSLLWIKENDPSELELTFCVDEESFGHTSQRELKANGANVPVTDENKDEFISLVIQWRFVSRVQDQMNAFLDGFNALVPLTLVKIFDEHELELLMCGIQHIDVKDWKKNTLYKGDYHANHITVQWFWRVVLSFNNEMRARLLQFVTGTSRVPMNGFKELYGSNGPQLFTIEKWGIPENYPRAHTCFNRIDLPPYESYQQLRDKLIKAIEGSQGFAGVD, from the exons ATGCCCGGTGAACAGACACATCCAATGTATGCTGGAGTAGAAAGACCATCTCCGAGGAGGAGAGCATACACCTGGAATGCCAGGAGAAGATCTACTAATGAGATCGTTCCACCACAACGCCCTACACGTCTCTCTCTTGCTGAACCACAGCCCATT AATGACGAAGCTACCAGCAGGCTGAGATTGCGAGTAATCGCTGGTCATCACCTTGCTAAAAAGGATATATTTGGAGCTAGTGATCCTTACGTCAGGATTGATCTCTATCCAATTGAAGGGCATGAGACACTTGACTCTGTACTTACTAAAACGAAAAAGAGAACACTCAACCCTGTTTGGGGTGAGGAGTTTATTTTCAGG GTGAAACCGAGTGAACACAAATTAGTACTTCAGGTATTTGAcgagaatcgtctcacgagagACGACTTCTTGGGGATGATTGAGGTGACACTGGCCAATTTGCCCAAGGAACAAACGGGAAGAACGATACTAGCTAAACAATATATTCTGCGTCCACGTAGTCATTCCAGTCAACGGTCCAAGATCAAGGGAACCTTAGAGGTTTATCACGCGTATATTGGGGATTCGTCAACTCCAGAGAGCAACGATGACAATGTTTCGGATTCTGGGGGATGGGAGTTGCTGGATCAACCGAGTCCTACCTCAAATAATAGTCCTATTCAACAGTCCGAT TCGACACCAAATGGCCCACTGCCACCAGGTTGGGAAGAGCGTCAGGATGCAAATGGGAGGACCTACTACGTCAATCATATAGCTAGATTCACCCAATGGGAGCGACCAACCTC aACTAATGCCGCACCAGTGGGAGGTGTTACTGTAGAGCAACGAAATTTAGACACAGCAGCGACTGAATTCCAACGAAGATTTCATATAAGTGTGGACGATGCTGAGAGTAGATCCCATCGTACCTCAGCCATTAGTCAG CCATCATTACCGATTCCCAATGGCGACGGCCTGCCCCCTGGCTGGAGCATGCAACTCGCCCCAAACGGTCGAATGTTCTTCATCGATCACAACGAGAGAGCAACGACATGGGTGGATCCACGGACAGGTCGACCCAGTCCAATGCCCAATCACAATTTGCCTTCAACAACACCACGAAGTGATCTTGATCAGTTGGGCCCCTTGCCGGAGGGGTGGGAGGAGCGTATTCACACCGATGGTCGTATATTCTTCATCGACCACAACACCAGGACAACCCAGTGGGAAGATCCACGTATGTCCAATCCTCAGATAGCAGGGCCAGCTGTACCATATTCACGTGATTACAAATTGAAGTACGAATATCTGAAAGCACAACTGAGAAAACCCAGCAGTGTGccgaataaatttgaaatcaaaGTTGCACGAGGCAATATCCTGGAGGACTCGTATCGAATCATCAGTTCGGTTAACAGAGTTGAGATATTAAAAACTAAATTGTGGATTGAATTCGAGGGAGAGGTGGGTCTTGACTACGGGGGACTTGCCCGAGAATGGTTTTTCCTGCTCTCGAAGGAGATGTTCAATCCATATTATGGATTGTTCGAGTATTCGGCTATGGACAATTACACTCTGCAAATCAATCCATTCTCTGGAGTATGTAATGAGGaacatttaaattatttcaaattcatcGGGCGTATCGCTGGAATGGCTGTATATCATGGAAAGCTTCTAGatgcatttttcattcgtcccTTTTACAAAATGATGATCGGTAAGCAAATTGATCTGAAGGATATGGAATCAGTAGACTCGGAATACTACAATTCCCTCCTCTggataaaagaaaatgatcCATCGGAACTGGAGCTAACATTTTGCGTGGACGAAGAGAGTTTTGGCCATACATCCCAGAGGGAATTGAAGGCTAATGGTGCAAATGTACCCGTGACAGACGAAAACAAAGACGAATTCATAAGTTTAGTGATTCAATGGAGATTTGTATCGCGTGTTCAGGACCAAATGAATGCATTCCTCGATGGTTTCAATGCTCTTGTGCCACTCACACTTGTCAAAATATTCGACGAACATGAGCTCGAACTTCTCATGTGTGGTATTCAACATATTGATGTCAaagattggaaaaaaaataccctcTACAAGGGGGATTATCATGCTAATCATATCACTGTCCAGTGGTTCTGGCGTGTTGTATTGTCTTTCAATAATGAAATGCGTGCCAGACTGTTGCAATTTGTTACCGGCACCTCGAGGGTACCCATGAACGGTTTCAAGGAGTTGTATGGCAGTAATGGACCACAGTTGTTTACTATTGAGAAGTGGGGAATACCAGAGAATTATCCAAGAGCTCATACTTG tttCAACCGAATTGATTTGCCACCATACGAGAGTTATCAGCAACTGAGGGACAAACTAATAAAAGCAATCGAAGGTTCGCAAGGATTTGCTGGTGTTGATTAG
- the Nedd4 gene encoding E3 ubiquitin-protein ligase Nedd-4 isoform X1, which produces MPGEQTHPMYAGVERPSPRRRAYTWNARRRSTNEIVPPQRPTRLSLAEPQPINDEATSRLRLRVIAGHHLAKKDIFGASDPYVRIDLYPIEGHETLDSVLTKTKKRTLNPVWGEEFIFRVKPSEHKLVLQVFDENRLTRDDFLGMIEVTLANLPKEQTGRTILAKQYILRPRSHSSQRSKIKGTLEVYHAYIGDSSTPESNDDNVSDSGGWELLDQPSPTSNNSPIQQSDSTPNGPLPPGWEERQDANGRTYYVNHIARFTQWERPTSTNAAPVGGVTVEQRNLDTAATEFQRRFHISVDDAESRSHRTSAISQDRELTREEDGDSDNGGTFVGDGSSDSGLSVDQRGYLAEGDDQSDDNVDSPAGSRRSSEQPSLPIPNGDGLPPGWSMQLAPNGRMFFIDHNERATTWVDPRTGRPSPMPNHNLPSTTPRSDLDQLGPLPEGWEERIHTDGRIFFIDHNTRTTQWEDPRMSNPQIAGPAVPYSRDYKLKYEYLKAQLRKPSSVPNKFEIKVARGNILEDSYRIISSVNRVEILKTKLWIEFEGEVGLDYGGLAREWFFLLSKEMFNPYYGLFEYSAMDNYTLQINPFSGVCNEEHLNYFKFIGRIAGMAVYHGKLLDAFFIRPFYKMMIGKQIDLKDMESVDSEYYNSLLWIKENDPSELELTFCVDEESFGHTSQRELKANGANVPVTDENKDEFISLVIQWRFVSRVQDQMNAFLDGFNALVPLTLVKIFDEHELELLMCGIQHIDVKDWKKNTLYKGDYHANHITVQWFWRVVLSFNNEMRARLLQFVTGTSRVPMNGFKELYGSNGPQLFTIEKWGIPENYPRAHTCFNRIDLPPYESYQQLRDKLIKAIEGSQGFAGVD; this is translated from the exons ATGCCCGGTGAACAGACACATCCAATGTATGCTGGAGTAGAAAGACCATCTCCGAGGAGGAGAGCATACACCTGGAATGCCAGGAGAAGATCTACTAATGAGATCGTTCCACCACAACGCCCTACACGTCTCTCTCTTGCTGAACCACAGCCCATT AATGACGAAGCTACCAGCAGGCTGAGATTGCGAGTAATCGCTGGTCATCACCTTGCTAAAAAGGATATATTTGGAGCTAGTGATCCTTACGTCAGGATTGATCTCTATCCAATTGAAGGGCATGAGACACTTGACTCTGTACTTACTAAAACGAAAAAGAGAACACTCAACCCTGTTTGGGGTGAGGAGTTTATTTTCAGG GTGAAACCGAGTGAACACAAATTAGTACTTCAGGTATTTGAcgagaatcgtctcacgagagACGACTTCTTGGGGATGATTGAGGTGACACTGGCCAATTTGCCCAAGGAACAAACGGGAAGAACGATACTAGCTAAACAATATATTCTGCGTCCACGTAGTCATTCCAGTCAACGGTCCAAGATCAAGGGAACCTTAGAGGTTTATCACGCGTATATTGGGGATTCGTCAACTCCAGAGAGCAACGATGACAATGTTTCGGATTCTGGGGGATGGGAGTTGCTGGATCAACCGAGTCCTACCTCAAATAATAGTCCTATTCAACAGTCCGAT TCGACACCAAATGGCCCACTGCCACCAGGTTGGGAAGAGCGTCAGGATGCAAATGGGAGGACCTACTACGTCAATCATATAGCTAGATTCACCCAATGGGAGCGACCAACCTC aACTAATGCCGCACCAGTGGGAGGTGTTACTGTAGAGCAACGAAATTTAGACACAGCAGCGACTGAATTCCAACGAAGATTTCATATAAGTGTGGACGATGCTGAGAGTAGATCCCATCGTACCTCAGCCATTAGTCAG GATCGGGAATTGACTCGAGAGGAAGACGGAGATAGTGATAATGGGGGAACATTCGTTGGTGATGGTTCCTCTGACTCCGGACTGTCTGTCGACCAACGGGGGTATCTAGCTGAGGGTGATGATCAG AGTGACGATAACGTTGACAGTCCGGCAGGATCTAGACGGTCTTCCGAAcag CCATCATTACCGATTCCCAATGGCGACGGCCTGCCCCCTGGCTGGAGCATGCAACTCGCCCCAAACGGTCGAATGTTCTTCATCGATCACAACGAGAGAGCAACGACATGGGTGGATCCACGGACAGGTCGACCCAGTCCAATGCCCAATCACAATTTGCCTTCAACAACACCACGAAGTGATCTTGATCAGTTGGGCCCCTTGCCGGAGGGGTGGGAGGAGCGTATTCACACCGATGGTCGTATATTCTTCATCGACCACAACACCAGGACAACCCAGTGGGAAGATCCACGTATGTCCAATCCTCAGATAGCAGGGCCAGCTGTACCATATTCACGTGATTACAAATTGAAGTACGAATATCTGAAAGCACAACTGAGAAAACCCAGCAGTGTGccgaataaatttgaaatcaaaGTTGCACGAGGCAATATCCTGGAGGACTCGTATCGAATCATCAGTTCGGTTAACAGAGTTGAGATATTAAAAACTAAATTGTGGATTGAATTCGAGGGAGAGGTGGGTCTTGACTACGGGGGACTTGCCCGAGAATGGTTTTTCCTGCTCTCGAAGGAGATGTTCAATCCATATTATGGATTGTTCGAGTATTCGGCTATGGACAATTACACTCTGCAAATCAATCCATTCTCTGGAGTATGTAATGAGGaacatttaaattatttcaaattcatcGGGCGTATCGCTGGAATGGCTGTATATCATGGAAAGCTTCTAGatgcatttttcattcgtcccTTTTACAAAATGATGATCGGTAAGCAAATTGATCTGAAGGATATGGAATCAGTAGACTCGGAATACTACAATTCCCTCCTCTggataaaagaaaatgatcCATCGGAACTGGAGCTAACATTTTGCGTGGACGAAGAGAGTTTTGGCCATACATCCCAGAGGGAATTGAAGGCTAATGGTGCAAATGTACCCGTGACAGACGAAAACAAAGACGAATTCATAAGTTTAGTGATTCAATGGAGATTTGTATCGCGTGTTCAGGACCAAATGAATGCATTCCTCGATGGTTTCAATGCTCTTGTGCCACTCACACTTGTCAAAATATTCGACGAACATGAGCTCGAACTTCTCATGTGTGGTATTCAACATATTGATGTCAaagattggaaaaaaaataccctcTACAAGGGGGATTATCATGCTAATCATATCACTGTCCAGTGGTTCTGGCGTGTTGTATTGTCTTTCAATAATGAAATGCGTGCCAGACTGTTGCAATTTGTTACCGGCACCTCGAGGGTACCCATGAACGGTTTCAAGGAGTTGTATGGCAGTAATGGACCACAGTTGTTTACTATTGAGAAGTGGGGAATACCAGAGAATTATCCAAGAGCTCATACTTG tttCAACCGAATTGATTTGCCACCATACGAGAGTTATCAGCAACTGAGGGACAAACTAATAAAAGCAATCGAAGGTTCGCAAGGATTTGCTGGTGTTGATTAG